One stretch of Streptomyces hygroscopicus DNA includes these proteins:
- a CDS encoding transposase has protein sequence MVRAALEQGARAHGFEADLWTLERVGAVVTRATGVVLSRASVWRLLTGRLGWSLQRPERRAVERDESEIARWIAHDWPRIKKGP, from the coding sequence ATGGTCCGGGCCGCGTTGGAGCAAGGTGCCCGGGCTCATGGTTTCGAGGCCGACCTGTGGACCCTGGAACGAGTCGGCGCGGTCGTCACCCGGGCAACGGGGGTGGTGTTGTCGAGGGCGTCGGTGTGGCGGCTGCTGACCGGCCGGCTCGGATGGAGCCTGCAACGGCCCGAGCGGCGGGCGGTCGAGCGGGACGAGTCGGAGATCGCTCGCTGGATCGCGCACGATTGGCCGCGCATCAAAAAGGGGCCGTGA
- a CDS encoding transposase, whose amino-acid sequence MVGIHSESVCRWKRLWEQGGVEALRRRPVSGRPPKLGDVQVELFRAALEQGARVHGFEADLWTLEWVGVVVGRVTGVKLARASVWRLLTGRLGWSLRRPRRQAVERDESEIARWVAQEWPRIKRGR is encoded by the coding sequence ATGGTGGGGATCCACTCTGAGAGCGTGTGCCGGTGGAAACGCCTGTGGGAGCAGGGTGGGGTTGAGGCACTGCGGCGGCGTCCGGTCTCCGGGCGGCCGCCCAAGCTGGGTGACGTCCAAGTGGAGCTGTTTCGGGCCGCGTTGGAGCAGGGGGCCCGGGTGCACGGGTTCGAGGCGGATCTGTGGACCTTGGAATGGGTCGGCGTGGTGGTTGGGCGGGTGACCGGGGTGAAGCTGGCCCGGGCATCTGTGTGGCGCCTGCTTACCGGGCGGCTGGGGTGGAGTCTGCGGCGGCCCAGGCGTCAGGCCGTCGAGCGGGACGAGTCCGAGATCGCCCGGTGGGTCGCCCAGGAGTGGCCACGCATCAAAAGGGGGCGGTGA
- a CDS encoding methyltransferase type 12: MTPGHEHTPHHGGSHGHHHEQHDDSGQAEILDLDAEVLAEHIADITAWLPLKAEPRQIVDLGCGTGAGTFALLERFPDAHVTAVDTSAGHLQLLREKACARGVQDRVRTVQADLDTDYWPDLGTPDLVWASASMHHMAHPTRALASVHELLVPGGLFAVVELDGFPRFLPADAPEERPGLEERAHAATDSFHAEHVPHRGADWRPMLTAARFAVEDERTITVNIAGSRSETIGRYALGSLQRIRGVAAPALDAADLAALDELLDESGPKSILRRDDLAVRTERTVWAARRA; this comes from the coding sequence ATGACCCCAGGACACGAGCACACCCCCCACCATGGCGGCTCGCACGGCCACCACCACGAGCAGCACGACGACAGCGGCCAGGCGGAAATCCTCGATCTGGACGCCGAGGTCCTCGCCGAGCACATCGCGGACATCACCGCCTGGCTGCCCTTGAAGGCCGAGCCGCGCCAGATCGTGGACCTGGGCTGCGGCACCGGCGCGGGTACCTTCGCGCTCCTCGAACGCTTCCCCGATGCACATGTCACCGCCGTCGATACCTCTGCCGGCCACCTGCAGCTGCTGCGGGAGAAGGCGTGCGCCCGCGGCGTGCAGGACCGGGTGCGCACCGTGCAGGCCGACCTCGACACCGACTACTGGCCCGACCTCGGCACACCCGACCTGGTGTGGGCCTCGGCGTCGATGCATCACATGGCCCACCCCACGCGGGCACTGGCCAGCGTGCACGAACTCCTCGTGCCGGGCGGCCTGTTCGCGGTCGTCGAGCTGGACGGCTTCCCCCGGTTCCTGCCCGCCGACGCCCCCGAAGAGCGGCCCGGACTCGAGGAGCGCGCGCATGCCGCGACCGACAGCTTCCACGCCGAGCACGTCCCGCACCGTGGCGCCGACTGGAGGCCGATGCTGACCGCCGCCAGGTTCGCCGTCGAGGACGAGCGCACCATCACCGTCAACATCGCAGGCAGCCGCAGCGAGACCATCGGCCGCTACGCCCTGGGAAGCCTGCAACGCATCCGCGGCGTCGCCGCCCCCGCGCTCGACGCCGCGGACCTTGCCGCACTCGACGAACTCCTGGACGAAAGCGGCCCGAAGAGCATCCTTCGCCGCGACGACCTCGCCGTGCGGACCGAGCGCACCGTGTGGGCCGCGCGCCGCGCCTGA
- a CDS encoding integral membrane transport protein, with the protein MSSNQPPQAAAVPVSGGGTPDARQLRAILITVSIALMAVIASVSGLNVAQTHMAVEWGASQTTVLWIINIYTLALAALLLPLGAIGDRLGRKPMLITGLIIFGAASVVAGLAPSAGVMIGARVAAGISAAMIMPITLAVITSTFPEEERGKAIGVWTGVAGGGGILGMFLSALLVDVADWRWLFVLPVVLVVIALAMTFKSVPNSRERSSHSFDTIGALVSTISVIGLIFVLQEGPERGWTDSITLISLAVGVIAAIVFVAWELRRRDASLLDVRLFRERGLASGSITLLVVFGVQAGIAVVLFPFFQAVLGWSGLLSTVAMMPMAIMMMMASGLAPKMSAKIGARSTVTVGVALATVGLALMALFVSVDGGYLSILAGMLAMGIGMGLSMTPSTEAITSSLPRAKQGVASALNDVTREFGTALGVAILGALLANGYRSAIDDKLGGIPQGAADTAREGIANAVEVAPSTGSRAQDLIHTAQQSFVDGWQQAMWAGAAVMGMLLVYVALRGPKGSDPAIVEAAETTETVAVR; encoded by the coding sequence ATGAGTAGCAACCAGCCTCCCCAGGCGGCGGCCGTGCCAGTGAGCGGCGGGGGTACGCCGGATGCGCGTCAGCTGCGCGCGATCCTGATCACCGTGTCGATCGCGCTGATGGCCGTCATCGCCTCGGTGTCCGGCCTGAACGTCGCCCAGACCCACATGGCCGTCGAGTGGGGCGCTTCGCAGACCACCGTCCTGTGGATCATCAATATCTACACCCTCGCTCTGGCCGCGCTGCTGCTGCCGCTGGGTGCGATCGGTGACCGGCTGGGCCGCAAGCCCATGCTGATCACCGGCCTGATCATCTTCGGTGCCGCCAGCGTCGTCGCGGGACTCGCCCCGTCGGCCGGGGTAATGATCGGCGCCCGTGTGGCCGCGGGCATCAGTGCCGCGATGATCATGCCGATCACGCTGGCCGTCATCACCTCGACGTTCCCCGAGGAAGAACGGGGCAAGGCGATCGGCGTGTGGACCGGTGTCGCGGGAGGTGGCGGCATCCTGGGCATGTTCCTTTCCGCGCTCCTGGTGGACGTCGCGGACTGGCGGTGGCTGTTCGTGCTGCCCGTGGTCCTGGTCGTGATCGCGCTGGCGATGACGTTCAAGTCGGTGCCCAACTCCCGTGAACGCTCCTCCCATTCGTTCGACACCATCGGCGCGCTGGTGTCGACCATCTCCGTCATCGGCCTGATCTTCGTGCTGCAGGAAGGCCCGGAGCGCGGCTGGACCGACTCGATCACCCTGATCAGCCTGGCCGTCGGCGTGATCGCCGCGATCGTGTTTGTGGCCTGGGAGCTTCGCCGCCGCGACGCATCCTTGCTGGACGTACGCCTGTTCCGTGAGCGCGGCCTGGCCAGCGGCTCGATCACGCTGCTCGTCGTCTTCGGCGTCCAGGCCGGTATCGCCGTCGTGCTGTTCCCGTTCTTCCAGGCCGTCCTCGGCTGGTCGGGTCTGCTGTCCACGGTGGCGATGATGCCGATGGCGATCATGATGATGATGGCTTCCGGCCTGGCCCCGAAGATGAGTGCCAAGATCGGCGCCCGCTCCACCGTGACCGTGGGCGTCGCCCTGGCCACCGTCGGCCTCGCGCTGATGGCGCTGTTCGTGTCCGTCGACGGCGGCTACCTGTCCATCCTGGCCGGCATGCTCGCCATGGGCATCGGCATGGGCCTGTCGATGACGCCGTCCACCGAGGCCATCACCAGCTCGCTGCCCCGCGCCAAGCAGGGCGTGGCCTCCGCCCTCAACGACGTCACCCGCGAATTCGGCACCGCCCTTGGCGTCGCGATACTCGGCGCGCTCCTGGCCAACGGCTACCGCAGCGCCATCGACGACAAGCTCGGCGGCATCCCCCAGGGGGCCGCGGACACCGCACGCGAAGGCATTGCCAACGCCGTCGAGGTGGCCCCGAGCACTGGCAGCCGCGCCCAGGACCTGATCCACACCGCGCAGCAGTCCTTCGTCGACGGCTGGCAGCAGGCCATGTGGGCAGGAGCCGCCGTCATGGGCATGCTGCTCGTCTACGTCGCCCTTCGCGGGCCGAAGGGCTCAGACCCCGCCATCGTGGAGGCGGCGGAGACCACGGAGACCGTCGCCGTCCGGTGA
- a CDS encoding transposase: MVSAPGRTARAVAAPAVRQVKPGAYVTFESRAWQVAAVAGASVRLVDEQGQTASVLASFLFADPTFAVVASPAPGVVPWGLLETVPARERERALAWQRHIREIETGLPGGPASCGMPRPEYDPDKRSMAEREQAKADELAQLGWPQVSRATVRRMRARYHAHGLWGLVPRRKPTRATGRADERVVAAVACPAIGSP, encoded by the coding sequence GTGGTGAGCGCACCCGGCCGCACGGCACGGGCCGTGGCCGCTCCCGCAGTCCGGCAGGTGAAGCCGGGGGCGTATGTGACGTTCGAGAGCCGCGCCTGGCAGGTGGCCGCCGTGGCCGGGGCGTCGGTGCGGCTGGTCGACGAGCAGGGGCAGACCGCCTCGGTGCTCGCCTCGTTCCTGTTCGCCGACCCCACGTTCGCGGTGGTGGCCTCCCCCGCACCCGGGGTGGTGCCGTGGGGGCTGCTGGAGACGGTGCCCGCCCGGGAGCGGGAGCGGGCCCTGGCCTGGCAGCGGCACATCCGCGAGATCGAGACCGGGCTGCCCGGCGGTCCGGCAAGCTGCGGGATGCCCCGGCCCGAATACGACCCGGACAAGCGGTCGATGGCCGAGCGGGAGCAGGCCAAGGCCGACGAGCTCGCCCAGCTGGGCTGGCCGCAGGTCAGCCGGGCCACCGTACGCCGTATGCGCGCCCGCTACCACGCCCACGGCCTGTGGGGTCTGGTCCCCCGCCGCAAACCGACCCGTGCGACGGGGCGGGCCGATGAGCGGGTGGTGGCCGCCGTGGCCTGCCCAGCCATCGGGTCTCCGTGA
- a CDS encoding DNA-binding protein — protein MRTVPLAGELTASLINRVADRYGLPAAGVLRLWTCRNSPTRHDGGRVRADAEVVLNEAGRRVLAELCGVEPQVLARALPTFTVDEPKISSGREAAVAQVRWRAAGAVAGPAAFACRLCTAGRTGQAVRYAPRWGRVCVRHGRWLLDADADQPLEHLDVRGVVEVVAAQRRWPGVARRAVRRAVRSGVEPEAVFAVAHAVVARWWEQALYWEQEEIWPWRLHQLAGGSVGADLARWRIVGRDAAIFPEVVAVAGALLEPAMAEVAWRASGGMRPRARECDDAFCRRLGERVGRGWLGPLLAADTGSPLNDFTGAVVRSRRGDGPPGWRDDPWRLKREQQLPTMGGQLRVMAAEQRSGGSGSRWRATVPAEHRFHITQLVDQASEQLVQLRGMHSGTTAEVARTLLENLSHSAELIGQALVHTAAAAVAARVALEDVAAWSRLPAQELAEIVASGRDDG, from the coding sequence TTGCGGACCGTGCCACTGGCCGGGGAGCTGACCGCCTCACTGATCAACCGGGTCGCGGACCGCTACGGTCTGCCTGCCGCCGGCGTGCTGCGGCTGTGGACGTGCCGCAACTCCCCCACCCGGCACGACGGCGGCCGCGTGCGGGCCGATGCGGAGGTCGTGCTCAACGAAGCCGGGCGGCGTGTGCTCGCCGAGCTGTGCGGGGTCGAGCCGCAGGTGCTGGCGCGCGCCCTGCCGACGTTCACCGTGGATGAGCCCAAGATCAGCAGCGGCCGGGAGGCCGCCGTGGCGCAGGTGCGGTGGCGGGCAGCGGGCGCGGTGGCGGGGCCGGCCGCGTTCGCCTGCCGGCTGTGCACCGCAGGGCGCACCGGGCAGGCGGTGCGGTATGCGCCGCGCTGGGGGCGGGTCTGCGTGCGGCACGGGCGGTGGCTGCTGGACGCGGATGCCGACCAGCCGCTGGAACACCTCGATGTGCGCGGCGTGGTGGAGGTGGTGGCCGCGCAGCGGCGGTGGCCGGGTGTGGCGCGGCGTGCGGTGCGGCGTGCGGTGCGGTCCGGGGTTGAGCCGGAAGCGGTGTTCGCTGTGGCGCATGCGGTGGTGGCCCGCTGGTGGGAGCAGGCCCTGTACTGGGAGCAGGAGGAGATCTGGCCATGGCGTCTGCATCAGCTGGCGGGCGGCAGCGTCGGTGCGGACCTGGCGCGGTGGCGGATCGTGGGCCGCGACGCGGCCATCTTCCCGGAGGTGGTGGCCGTGGCGGGGGCGCTGCTGGAACCGGCGATGGCCGAGGTGGCCTGGCGCGCAAGCGGCGGAATGCGGCCGAGAGCGCGGGAGTGCGACGACGCGTTCTGCCGGCGGCTGGGCGAGCGGGTGGGCCGCGGCTGGCTGGGGCCGCTGCTTGCGGCCGATACCGGCAGCCCGCTGAACGACTTCACGGGCGCGGTCGTGCGCTCTCGCCGCGGGGACGGGCCGCCGGGGTGGCGGGACGATCCGTGGCGGCTGAAGCGGGAACAGCAGCTCCCGACGATGGGCGGTCAGCTGCGCGTCATGGCGGCCGAGCAGCGGTCGGGCGGCTCGGGCTCCCGGTGGCGGGCCACCGTGCCCGCCGAACACCGTTTCCACATCACCCAGTTGGTCGACCAGGCCAGCGAGCAGCTGGTGCAGCTGCGCGGTATGCACAGCGGCACCACCGCCGAGGTGGCTCGCACCCTGCTGGAGAACCTCAGCCACAGTGCCGAGCTGATCGGCCAGGCTCTCGTGCACACCGCCGCCGCTGCCGTCGCAGCCAGGGTGGCATTGGAGGATGTGGCCGCCTGGTCGCGCCTGCCCGCCCAGGAGCTGGCGGAGATTGTGGCCTCGGGCCGGGACGACGGCTGA
- a CDS encoding terminal protein TpgL, with protein MVTVAGELDKAVQGAFTRPVPKSAGAQMRYLVKQHQRSTRRVAELLGISQRTVERYVKNQIKMPRPELAERLEREVRTRWQPQIRARAKEAAATTNGIMIDVQARFGYTAAPGTTDQARVRHLTLALPPRHAARLLAAQEAGVDEDELRQVAAEALGEVYFRDNGRRAHGLEVELTDLVDLQFEL; from the coding sequence ATGGTCACGGTCGCAGGAGAACTCGACAAGGCGGTGCAGGGCGCGTTCACCCGTCCCGTCCCCAAGTCCGCCGGGGCGCAGATGCGGTACCTGGTCAAGCAGCACCAGCGCAGCACCCGGCGCGTCGCCGAATTGCTCGGTATCAGTCAGCGCACCGTCGAACGCTATGTGAAGAACCAGATCAAAATGCCCCGGCCGGAGCTCGCCGAGCGCCTCGAACGCGAAGTGCGCACGCGCTGGCAGCCTCAGATCAGGGCCAGGGCGAAGGAGGCCGCGGCCACCACGAACGGCATCATGATCGATGTCCAGGCGAGGTTCGGTTACACCGCCGCCCCCGGCACCACCGACCAGGCCCGCGTGCGTCACCTCACCCTCGCCCTGCCGCCCCGCCATGCCGCCCGCCTCCTTGCAGCCCAGGAGGCCGGGGTCGACGAGGACGAGCTGCGTCAGGTCGCGGCCGAGGCCCTGGGCGAGGTCTACTTCCGCGACAACGGCCGCCGCGCCCACGGCCTCGAAGTCGAACTCACCGACCTCGTCGACCTTCAGTTCGAGCTGTGA
- a CDS encoding transcriptional regulator, translated as MSELFDPVDALVASRSPLPPPAERKRLRQAHALTLDEVAAALDVRRATVSGWESGKTEPRPPQREPYARLLRQLAQLYPTAENTAAPHEDTPAPKTYSGPAPTAQTRPAAGAVEAAAVPTPGTAPSAVPAAAHAPAAAPRPARAVRPPQGSRRPGAPKTAQIRSPAPGGPHAHGPLLVLDADADRQVTGYGIGGLILDVPAKSLPALVEWTLAEARLGAEKLHGSGKDADPLLVLTKAACERYSLPAALSESERLAGRLPEGHKVIKQLQRADWQLTKRGLGPWARIYRPAQGGRRQCVQLCIPSWHALDDRAWGHAAQLEPAELARVLGVYAMRVMTPVGSTAVTGLELMTALNPPTRASEADEDGRRHSEHRPGSLGTEAMNPAPCEATDGHPVLADLPRFHVRGPDERLFEEAYDWARDLTDAECMLRYLVGIDVNLAFGAAANGAVVGLASPPVHTASPDFDPAVPGSWLVDLSHVDLSRVKVGRQWRQLNGDLLPSPFTPTGERPTGPAWYATPTVAYAVELGYDVTPLQAWVRPEGGRFLDGWYKRLRNAYVPTMADLGVGEKLAPHQFLEAMDGYKQRDPELGIVVDAVKMTVKGGIGKLQEKARGGGWKPGQAWPALARPTWRPDIRAAVISRARINMHRKMLNLAAATGRYPVAVLSDCAVYAADGPSPLDVLPYGADGKTVPGSFRLGVSPGMVKHEGTQSVLWGADVLEQLGADGKVANLARYIKTGEVTTKDTGE; from the coding sequence ATGTCCGAGTTGTTCGACCCAGTCGACGCGCTGGTCGCGTCCCGGTCCCCGCTGCCGCCGCCGGCGGAGCGCAAGCGCCTGCGCCAGGCCCACGCGCTCACCCTGGACGAGGTGGCCGCCGCCCTGGACGTGCGACGGGCGACGGTCAGCGGCTGGGAGTCGGGCAAGACCGAACCGCGGCCGCCGCAGCGGGAGCCGTACGCGCGCCTGCTGCGGCAGCTCGCACAGCTCTACCCCACCGCCGAGAACACTGCCGCCCCACACGAAGACACCCCGGCACCGAAGACATACAGCGGCCCGGCGCCCACGGCGCAGACCAGGCCCGCGGCCGGGGCTGTGGAGGCCGCGGCCGTACCCACGCCCGGCACCGCCCCATCCGCTGTGCCCGCAGCCGCTCACGCACCGGCCGCCGCGCCGCGTCCAGCGCGGGCCGTCCGGCCGCCGCAAGGATCACGCCGCCCGGGCGCGCCGAAGACCGCTCAGATCCGCTCGCCAGCGCCCGGCGGCCCGCATGCGCACGGTCCGCTGCTCGTCCTCGACGCCGACGCCGACCGGCAGGTGACCGGCTACGGCATCGGCGGCCTGATCCTAGACGTGCCCGCCAAGTCCCTGCCCGCGCTGGTGGAGTGGACGCTGGCCGAGGCACGGCTGGGGGCGGAGAAGCTGCACGGCTCGGGAAAGGACGCCGACCCGCTGCTGGTGCTCACCAAGGCGGCGTGCGAGCGCTACAGCCTGCCCGCCGCACTGTCGGAGTCCGAGCGGCTCGCCGGGCGGCTCCCGGAGGGGCACAAGGTCATCAAGCAGCTCCAGCGCGCCGACTGGCAGCTGACCAAGCGAGGGCTGGGGCCGTGGGCGCGGATCTACCGCCCTGCCCAGGGCGGCCGTCGGCAGTGCGTGCAGCTGTGCATCCCTTCCTGGCACGCCCTGGACGACCGCGCCTGGGGCCACGCAGCCCAGCTCGAGCCCGCGGAGCTGGCCCGGGTGCTGGGCGTGTACGCGATGCGGGTGATGACGCCGGTCGGCTCCACGGCCGTCACGGGGCTGGAGCTGATGACCGCGCTCAACCCGCCGACCCGCGCGAGCGAGGCGGACGAGGACGGCCGCCGGCATTCCGAGCACCGGCCCGGCTCGCTGGGGACGGAGGCGATGAACCCGGCGCCGTGCGAGGCGACCGACGGACACCCGGTTCTCGCCGACCTGCCCCGGTTCCACGTGCGCGGCCCCGACGAGAGACTGTTCGAGGAAGCATACGACTGGGCACGGGACCTGACCGATGCCGAGTGCATGCTGCGCTACCTGGTCGGCATCGACGTGAACCTGGCCTTCGGTGCCGCCGCCAACGGCGCCGTCGTCGGCCTGGCATCGCCACCCGTACACACCGCCAGCCCGGACTTCGACCCAGCGGTGCCCGGTTCCTGGCTGGTCGACCTCTCCCACGTCGACCTGTCCCGGGTGAAGGTCGGCAGGCAGTGGCGCCAGCTCAACGGCGACCTGCTGCCCAGCCCGTTCACACCGACCGGCGAACGCCCGACCGGTCCAGCCTGGTACGCCACCCCCACGGTCGCGTACGCCGTCGAGCTCGGCTACGACGTCACCCCGCTCCAGGCCTGGGTGCGCCCGGAAGGCGGCCGCTTCCTGGACGGCTGGTACAAGCGGCTGCGCAACGCCTACGTCCCCACCATGGCGGACCTCGGCGTGGGCGAGAAGCTGGCCCCGCACCAGTTCCTGGAAGCGATGGACGGCTACAAGCAGCGTGACCCGGAGCTGGGAATCGTGGTGGACGCCGTCAAGATGACCGTCAAGGGCGGCATCGGCAAGCTGCAGGAGAAGGCCCGCGGCGGCGGCTGGAAGCCAGGGCAGGCCTGGCCGGCCCTCGCCCGCCCGACGTGGCGCCCGGACATCCGCGCCGCCGTCATCTCCCGGGCCCGGATCAACATGCACCGCAAGATGCTCAACCTGGCGGCGGCCACCGGCCGCTACCCGGTCGCGGTCCTCTCGGACTGCGCCGTGTACGCCGCCGACGGCCCCAGCCCGCTGGATGTCCTGCCCTACGGCGCCGACGGCAAGACCGTGCCGGGCAGCTTCCGGCTTGGAGTGTCGCCGGGGATGGTCAAGCACGAGGGCACCCAGAGCGTGCTGTGGGGTGCGGACGTGCTCGAGCAGCTCGGCGCCGACGGCAAGGTCGCCAACCTCGCCCGCTACATCAAGACCGGCGAGGTCACCACCAAGGACACCGGGGAATAA
- a CDS encoding type III restriction endonuclease subunit R, which yields MTVVELPRPGHPDKARLFPDQAEAVKRLVRHLRRAGTRGLFVSATGTGKTLVSIRVADELGARLVLFVVPTLDLAAQTALAWRRDGHREHMVIVSSLDASGRDDLVAAHVMSTTDPHALGGLMSVVGEGEDQIPALTVICTYDSLNKIEQTQSTKYAVPPFDLAVMDESHRIAGRPDKKWAIVNDAKRMHADRRLYMTATPPHFRRPRAGRVRRHHPPAPPPPRRRGGGRVRQLHGQRGRVRQEGLRVPARAGSR from the coding sequence ATGACTGTGGTCGAACTGCCGCGGCCCGGCCATCCCGATAAGGCGCGGCTCTTCCCCGACCAGGCCGAGGCCGTCAAGCGGCTGGTACGGCACCTGCGCCGCGCCGGGACGCGGGGACTGTTCGTGTCGGCGACGGGGACCGGCAAGACACTGGTGTCGATCCGGGTGGCGGACGAACTCGGCGCGAGACTGGTGCTGTTCGTGGTGCCCACCCTGGACCTGGCGGCGCAGACGGCACTGGCCTGGCGCCGGGACGGACACCGTGAGCACATGGTGATCGTCTCCTCCCTGGATGCCAGCGGCCGGGACGACCTGGTCGCGGCACACGTCATGTCGACCACTGACCCGCACGCACTGGGCGGGCTGATGTCGGTGGTGGGGGAGGGCGAGGACCAGATTCCGGCGCTGACGGTGATCTGCACCTACGACTCCCTGAACAAGATCGAACAAACCCAGAGCACGAAGTACGCGGTGCCGCCGTTCGACCTCGCGGTCATGGACGAGTCGCACCGGATCGCAGGCCGCCCCGACAAGAAGTGGGCCATCGTCAACGACGCGAAGCGCATGCACGCGGACCGCCGCCTCTACATGACCGCCACCCCCCCGCATTTTCGGCGCCCCCGAGCTGGCCGAGTCCGCCGACACCACCCGCCCGCGCCGCCGCCACCGCGGCGGCGCGGAGGTGGACGCGTTCGCCAACTCCATGGACAACGAGGCCGTGTACGGCAAGAAGGTCTTCGAGTACCCGCTCGCGCAGGCAGTCGCTGA
- a CDS encoding restriction endonuclease subunit R → MYGKKVFEYPLAQAVADGRAADYRIVIPTLTDADLRRRLNLPAPGTTRPGEGTGEDQDSALRTTALHLAVLRAMTEHRLKKVLVYFNLVSDARRFARELPHTLRQLARTDPGLCPDITPELFFAHGEHTPAQRADTFAAFAAADCAILANSRLIAEGVDIPSVDAIVFADPTRSVIRCVQALGRALRLDVSGKTASLIVPVYVPPGADAKNILGTAYEPVWAIACALASHDHRILERLPDKANRLPRETSDVIERRWHFDFTVHPERIAQAMDLASFDPRDPAISRSRRLGLAAAQAYHDEYGHLDVPADHVDPTGYALGTFITTMRDARRAGRLEADWIAELDALGMIWDKHDAAWRSRLTAAADYHRTHGHLAAPATTPVGAWLAEQRHLAAKNQLDQARADALTALAPDWRLPHGADWHRKYHLLRTHLTSGADLATLTRDTQLAGVKIGSWLHRQLATWPTLHPGQQHLLTALGLTPDTNPLAPARRTRRTFTQTVQLLELFLHREGRAPAARETIRVDGDTVRIGAWLAKARTKHRAGQLPEIHARLVAALFDGDWTSEDATPAVLV, encoded by the coding sequence GTGTACGGCAAGAAGGTCTTCGAGTACCCGCTCGCGCAGGCAGTCGCTGACGGCCGGGCTGCGGACTACCGCATCGTGATCCCCACCCTCACCGACGCCGACCTGCGCCGCCGCCTGAACCTGCCCGCTCCCGGCACAACCCGGCCCGGCGAGGGCACCGGCGAGGATCAGGACAGCGCGCTGCGCACCACCGCCCTGCACCTCGCAGTCCTGCGCGCCATGACCGAACACCGTCTGAAGAAGGTGCTGGTCTACTTCAACCTCGTCTCCGACGCCCGACGCTTCGCCCGCGAACTCCCTCACACCTTGCGCCAACTGGCCCGGACCGACCCCGGCCTGTGTCCGGATATCACCCCCGAGCTGTTCTTCGCCCACGGCGAGCACACCCCCGCCCAGCGCGCCGACACCTTCGCCGCCTTCGCCGCCGCCGACTGCGCGATCCTCGCCAACTCCCGCCTCATCGCCGAAGGCGTCGACATCCCCAGCGTGGACGCCATCGTCTTCGCCGACCCCACCCGCAGCGTCATCCGCTGCGTCCAGGCCCTCGGCCGCGCCCTGCGCCTGGACGTCTCCGGCAAGACCGCCAGCCTCATCGTCCCCGTCTACGTCCCGCCCGGCGCCGACGCCAAGAACATCCTCGGCACCGCCTACGAACCCGTCTGGGCGATCGCCTGCGCACTGGCCAGCCATGACCACCGCATCCTGGAGCGCCTCCCCGACAAGGCCAACCGCCTCCCACGCGAGACCAGCGACGTCATCGAACGCCGCTGGCACTTCGACTTCACTGTCCACCCCGAGCGCATCGCACAAGCGATGGACCTGGCCTCCTTCGACCCCCGCGACCCGGCCATCTCCCGCTCCCGCCGCCTCGGGCTAGCCGCCGCCCAGGCATACCACGACGAATATGGTCACCTCGACGTCCCCGCCGACCACGTGGACCCCACCGGCTACGCGCTGGGCACCTTCATCACCACCATGCGCGACGCCCGAAGGGCCGGCCGCCTGGAAGCCGACTGGATCGCCGAACTCGACGCGCTCGGCATGATCTGGGACAAGCACGACGCCGCCTGGCGCTCCCGCCTCACCGCCGCAGCCGACTACCACCGTACGCACGGCCACCTCGCCGCCCCCGCCACCACTCCCGTCGGCGCGTGGCTGGCCGAGCAGCGCCACCTCGCGGCCAAGAACCAGCTCGACCAGGCCCGCGCCGACGCCCTGACCGCCCTCGCACCCGACTGGCGCCTGCCCCACGGCGCCGACTGGCACCGCAAATACCACCTGCTGCGCACCCACCTCACCTCCGGCGCCGACCTCGCCACCCTCACCCGCGACACCCAGCTCGCCGGCGTGAAGATCGGCTCCTGGCTGCACCGACAACTGGCCACCTGGCCTACCCTCCACCCCGGCCAGCAGCACCTGCTGACCGCCCTCGGCCTGACCCCCGACACCAACCCACTCGCCCCCGCCCGCCGCACCCGCCGCACCTTCACACAGACCGTCCAGCTCCTGGAACTCTTTCTCCACCGCGAAGGCCGCGCCCCTGCCGCCCGCGAGACGATCCGAGTCGACGGCGACACCGTCAGGATCGGCGCCTGGCTCGCCAAGGCCCGCACCAAGCACCGCGCCGGACAGCTCCCCGAAATCCACGCACGTCTGGTCGCCGCGCTCTTCGACGGCGACTGGACCAGTGAGGACGCCACCCCGGCCGTCCTGGTGTGA